From the genome of Reinekea thalattae:
ACTTACGCGCACTTGATCAAAAGTCTAATCAAAAGAGGAATCGCTAATGGCAGCACTATCTATTTGGCATTGGGCCGTCATTGGCTTGGGTGGTGGCCTTGGGGCGATGGCGCGGTTTGCTACAGTTAACTTCATCAATCGCCTACACGGTAGCCAATTCCCGCTTGGTACACTGAGCGTCAATGTTGTAGGTAGCTTTATAATGGGCGTCGCCTTTGTCTTCTTCACGATTAAGTTTCAACAGTTACCGAGCGGCTATAAAAGTTTTGTTATGGTC
Proteins encoded in this window:
- the crcB gene encoding fluoride efflux transporter CrcB; the protein is MAALSIWHWAVIGLGGGLGAMARFATVNFINRLHGSQFPLGTLSVNVVGSFIMGVAFVFFTIKFQQLPSGYKSFVMVGLLGAFTTFSSFALETLSLIQQHYFTIALLYIAASITACLVAVLAGYVLGKFIF